One genomic segment of Vespa crabro chromosome 3, iyVesCrab1.2, whole genome shotgun sequence includes these proteins:
- the LOC124422433 gene encoding probable serine/threonine-protein kinase kinX isoform X2 codes for MYVVKIVYYQVTMEFVDRETRDNLNSEGNRNETNGNQSTQDRRKLLKRTRSLAVISEDETRQERETRHFQLGESTYDLPRRHQLIPRAKLIDRNSLKDRLYKSQQHLSDSYDRFNEVKSGYSRSTCGLHSIPPILSSLPNPLTYVRTTNRSNPDRLNILDWPEPPRRYRSVQTLDTVSGLVDIVEDNWPIEGNRSIDCIYTQVKRKRKEHRSLDSILFEDESELEYFDVLNLLPLSNVRLEFDEEDARNNNLSDIEIKGDNDVSCRREQKCHEELSTGHEEKVNVKCRNVTDEEKCKRHATTKPEIVTIEKDEEGDEEGDEEEEEYEEDEEELEEEAEEEIDEEDFKSNKWESKGELSSVLLKRQDQGENSPESLQNLENERNLVISTSTSDEQGRRKDDRSSLLLRIDPDNCRSDLILVTSSEENINRKLSESEEEDSTTIWISDNDEQEQEEMSRRPQILKVVDNDVTKRPHHRRSIEIDIHDEDITSCEVAQDLRKEYKKSYESKTKSDRSNDDVDGNLTIHNVVSQEEKPGSAIENIKNVFENHTFVKAVGKTKQIEGRFERIVKETSNILGKACNVVKGSLGFEARSESSDLGLGSEIETDTRRRSIDDGDPSSIIRTKNDVTLCNENDGKKLYSNLTRSKSCADSIESPNDTQEFDHVRYKIVKSNVFSKNMYSSARGDVTYDGLMQYLREYSFQELLLDNNVVIIEPVRAEPIERKSSKKTIGKGRSDPISKISDMTQKTTDDTEKENNTNEKCEGNCKIVKQSSIKKHFFYHPIRVNRELIDEELPDPDTVRNVRRMFEDTLRKKNSTELGVDRDCKNRKSVSMKDLTSIDSDSRFEEVLEKDEEISRCSSRAKDLTRMFESMEKSTSSSVSIIGSKDESDSGVNRSESKTRILAQSFEARSGHSSPCDSNSSKNKVSRSYHQQHNQHHHHHHHQQQQQQQQQQQQQQQQQQQQHHNWDTGSVSSGVSSDYPDTDPGSGVQCTSSEDEDCHYDDDGLDESGPGHYVSQDVLKKIRECGTSVTYYGGKVVNTCNGPIISPLIENRLKRIDRTTNDYVKFKLVKSNSCDSRLELTGRLVERQSRITNRNVTPDLRQCTIAETPSIEITSIDAKDKDEENIREKKDLIETKREPPVVIGLEPKKDELRDITKLFKADFKIGNYEDTKSTFHPRFNESALTRWQVNENHLKNGSDFGKMEFEEFEVLEDSLNGMDNQSQRFEAS; via the exons ATGTACGTTGTTAAGATTGTTTATTATCAAGTCACGATGGAATTCGTCGATCGTGAGACAAGAGACAATTTGAACAG cgAGGGAAACCGTAACGAAACTAATGGTAACCAATCAACCCAGGATAGACGGAAATTATTGAAACGGACGAGGAGCCTTGCGGTAATATCGGAGGACGAAACACGTCAGGAACGTGAAACACGACATTTTCAATTAGGAGAATCGACCTATGATCTACCCAGAAGGCATCAGTTGATACCAAGGGCTAAATTGATCGATCGGAATTCTCTTAAGGATAG GCTCTACAAGAGTCAGCAACATTTGTCAGACTCTTACGACAGATTTAACGAGGTAAAGTCTGGTTATTCACGATCGACCTGCGGACTTCACTCGATTCCACCTATTCTCTCCTCTCTACCGAATCCATTGACATATGTGCGAACAACAAATCGTTCTAATCCGGATCGCCTCAATATCCTCGATTGGCCCGAACCACCGAGACGTTATCGAAGTGTACAAACATTGGATACTGTCAGCGGATTGGTGGATATTGTCGAAGATAATTGGCCCATCGAAGGCAATCGTAGTATCGATTGTATCTATACTCAG GTCAAGCGCAAGCGCAAAGAACATCGCAGTTTGGATAGCATACTATTCGAGGACGAGAGCgagttggaatatttcgacGTACTTAATCTTTTGCCGTTGTCGAACGTACGATTGGAATTCGACGAGGAGGACGcgaggaataataatttatctgatatagaaataaaaggggATAATGATGTTTCATGTCGACGGGAACAGAAATGCCATGAGGAATTGTCCACGGGGCACGAGGAGAAGGTAAACGTTAAATGCAGAAACGTGACGGACGAGGAGAAATGTAAACGTCACGCTACGACTAAGCCGGAAATTGTTACGAtcgagaaagacgaagaaggagacgaagaaggagacgaagaagaagaagaatacgaagaagacgaagaagaattgGAAGAGGAAGCGGAAGAGGAAATAGACGAAGAAGATTTCAAATCGAACAAGTGGGAATCAAAGGGTGAATTATCGTCGGTTCTTTTAAAAAGACAGGATCAAGGTGAAAATAGTCCGGAGTCATTGCAGAATttagaaaacgagagaaatttGGTAATTTCAACGTCGACCAGCGACGaacaaggaagaaggaaggacgATAGATCGTCATTGTTGTTGAGAATTGATCCAGATAATTGTAGATCGGATTTGATTTTGGTGACATCTAGCGAAGAGAATATCAATCGGAAATTAAGTGAAAGCGAGGAGGAGGATTCTACGACAATTTGGATTTCGGATAACGACGAACAGGAACAGGAAGAGATGTCGCGCAGACCTCAGATCCTTAAAGTGGTTGATAACGATGTGACGAAAAGACCGCATCATCGTCGTTCAATCGAAATCGATATTCATGACGAGGATATCACAAGTTGTGAGGTAGCCCAAGACCTTagaaaggaatataaaaagtCTTACGAATCTAAAACGAAATCTGATAGAAGTAACGATGACGTCGATGGAAATTTGACGATTCAT AACGTCGTCTCTCAAGAGGAGAAACCAGGATCCGCGATAGAAAACATAAAGAACGTGTTCGAGAATCATACTTTCGTGAAAGCTGTTGGAAAGACTAAACAGATAGAAGGCAGATTCGAGAGAATAGTTAAGGAGACGTCTAACATACTTGGCAAAGCTTGTAACGTGGTAAAGGGTAGCTTAGGTTTTGAGGCTCGATCAGAAAGTTCTGATCTTGGCTTGGGTTCTGAGATCGAAACTGATACGAGAAGAAGATCGATAGACGACGGGGATCCTTCGAGTATAATCCGTACCAAGAACGATGTTACGTTGTGCAACGAGAATGATGGGAAAAAACTTTACAGCAATTTAACGAGATCGAAGAGTTGCGCGGACTCGATCGAGTCACCGAACGATACTCAAGAATTCGATCACGTTCGTTACAAGATCGTTAAGTCGAACGTATTCAGTAAAAATATGTACAGCAGTGCAAGAGGTGACGTCACGTACGACGGTCTAATGCAGTATCTTCGAGAGTACTCATTCCAGGAACTTCTTTTGGATAACAACGTTGTTATCATCGAACCTGTACGAGCAGAACCAATCGAAAGAAAGTCATCTAAGAAGACGATTGGAAAGGGAAGATCAGATCCAATCAGCAAAATTTCTGATATGACACAAAAGACGACGGATGatactgaaaaagaaaataatactaatgaaaaGTGCGAGGGAAATTGTAAAATCGTTAAACAATCCTCgataaaaaaacatttcttttatcatcctATAAGAGTTAATCGAGAATTGATAGATGAAGAATTACCTGATCCCGATACGGTTAGAAACGTTAGACGTATGTTCGAGGATACcttaaggaagaaaaattcaacCGAATTGGGCGTCGACAGGGAttgtaaaaatagaaagagcgTTAGCATGAAGGATCTCACTAGTATCGATTCGGACTCTCGTTTCGAGGAAGTATTGGAAAAGGATGAAGAAATATCCAG ATGTTCCAGCCGAGCTAAAGATCTGACCAGAATGTTCGAAAGCATGGAAAAGTCAACTTCCTCGTCCGTATCAATAATTGGAAGCAAGGATGAATCTGATTCGGGTGTTAATCGAAGCGAGtcaaaaacaagaatattagCACAATCGTTCGAAGCTAGAAGCGGGCATAGCTCGCCGTGCGATTCGAATTCGTCGAAGAACAAAGTTTCACGAAGTTATCATCAGCAGCATAAtcagcatcatcatcatcatcatcatcagcagcagcagcagcagcagcagcagcagcaacaacaacaacagcaacagcaacagcagcatcaTAATTGGGACACTGGAAGTGTTAGTTCAGGTGTTTCCAGTGATTATCCTGACACGGATCCTGGTAGTGGAGTTCAGTGCACGTCCTCGGAGGACGAAGATTGCCATTACGATGACGATGGTTTGGACGAAAGTGGACCAGGTCATTACGTGTCACAAgatgttttgaaaaaaatacgtGAATGTGGTACATCGGTAACCTATTACGGTGGCAAAGTAGTAAACACATGTAACGGACCGATTATATCGCCTTTGATtgaaaatagattaaaaagaatcgatCGGACGACGAACGATTATGTTAAATTTAAACTCGTTAAGAGCAACTCATGCGACAGTAGGCTCGAACTTACCGGTAGGCTTGTTGAAAGGCAATCAAGAATTACAAATCGAAATGTGACGCCTGATCTGAGACAATGTACAATAGCGGAGACCCCAAGTATCGAGATTACTAGTATTGACGCTAAGGATAAGGATGAGgaaaatataagagagaaaaaagatcttatcgaaacgaaaagagaaccACCTGTCGTTATTGGATTGGAACCAAAAAAAGATGAGCTAAGGGATATTACGAAACTCTTTAAGGCCGATTTCAAGATAGGAAATTACGAAGATACTAAATCAACTTTTCATCCTAGATTTAACGAGAGCGCTTTGACGAGGTGGCAGGTGAACGAGAATCATTTGAAGAACGGAAGTGATTTTGGAAAGATGGAGTTTGAAGAGTTTGAGGTACTCGAAGATAGTCTAAATGGAATGGATAATCAAAGTCAACGTTTCGAGGCCTCTTGA
- the LOC124422433 gene encoding probable serine/threonine-protein kinase kinX isoform X1: MGGVQSGTHSLGEALWVHERQRQRCHREGNRNETNGNQSTQDRRKLLKRTRSLAVISEDETRQERETRHFQLGESTYDLPRRHQLIPRAKLIDRNSLKDRLYKSQQHLSDSYDRFNEVKSGYSRSTCGLHSIPPILSSLPNPLTYVRTTNRSNPDRLNILDWPEPPRRYRSVQTLDTVSGLVDIVEDNWPIEGNRSIDCIYTQVKRKRKEHRSLDSILFEDESELEYFDVLNLLPLSNVRLEFDEEDARNNNLSDIEIKGDNDVSCRREQKCHEELSTGHEEKVNVKCRNVTDEEKCKRHATTKPEIVTIEKDEEGDEEGDEEEEEYEEDEEELEEEAEEEIDEEDFKSNKWESKGELSSVLLKRQDQGENSPESLQNLENERNLVISTSTSDEQGRRKDDRSSLLLRIDPDNCRSDLILVTSSEENINRKLSESEEEDSTTIWISDNDEQEQEEMSRRPQILKVVDNDVTKRPHHRRSIEIDIHDEDITSCEVAQDLRKEYKKSYESKTKSDRSNDDVDGNLTIHNVVSQEEKPGSAIENIKNVFENHTFVKAVGKTKQIEGRFERIVKETSNILGKACNVVKGSLGFEARSESSDLGLGSEIETDTRRRSIDDGDPSSIIRTKNDVTLCNENDGKKLYSNLTRSKSCADSIESPNDTQEFDHVRYKIVKSNVFSKNMYSSARGDVTYDGLMQYLREYSFQELLLDNNVVIIEPVRAEPIERKSSKKTIGKGRSDPISKISDMTQKTTDDTEKENNTNEKCEGNCKIVKQSSIKKHFFYHPIRVNRELIDEELPDPDTVRNVRRMFEDTLRKKNSTELGVDRDCKNRKSVSMKDLTSIDSDSRFEEVLEKDEEISRCSSRAKDLTRMFESMEKSTSSSVSIIGSKDESDSGVNRSESKTRILAQSFEARSGHSSPCDSNSSKNKVSRSYHQQHNQHHHHHHHQQQQQQQQQQQQQQQQQQQQHHNWDTGSVSSGVSSDYPDTDPGSGVQCTSSEDEDCHYDDDGLDESGPGHYVSQDVLKKIRECGTSVTYYGGKVVNTCNGPIISPLIENRLKRIDRTTNDYVKFKLVKSNSCDSRLELTGRLVERQSRITNRNVTPDLRQCTIAETPSIEITSIDAKDKDEENIREKKDLIETKREPPVVIGLEPKKDELRDITKLFKADFKIGNYEDTKSTFHPRFNESALTRWQVNENHLKNGSDFGKMEFEEFEVLEDSLNGMDNQSQRFEAS; encoded by the exons cgAGGGAAACCGTAACGAAACTAATGGTAACCAATCAACCCAGGATAGACGGAAATTATTGAAACGGACGAGGAGCCTTGCGGTAATATCGGAGGACGAAACACGTCAGGAACGTGAAACACGACATTTTCAATTAGGAGAATCGACCTATGATCTACCCAGAAGGCATCAGTTGATACCAAGGGCTAAATTGATCGATCGGAATTCTCTTAAGGATAG GCTCTACAAGAGTCAGCAACATTTGTCAGACTCTTACGACAGATTTAACGAGGTAAAGTCTGGTTATTCACGATCGACCTGCGGACTTCACTCGATTCCACCTATTCTCTCCTCTCTACCGAATCCATTGACATATGTGCGAACAACAAATCGTTCTAATCCGGATCGCCTCAATATCCTCGATTGGCCCGAACCACCGAGACGTTATCGAAGTGTACAAACATTGGATACTGTCAGCGGATTGGTGGATATTGTCGAAGATAATTGGCCCATCGAAGGCAATCGTAGTATCGATTGTATCTATACTCAG GTCAAGCGCAAGCGCAAAGAACATCGCAGTTTGGATAGCATACTATTCGAGGACGAGAGCgagttggaatatttcgacGTACTTAATCTTTTGCCGTTGTCGAACGTACGATTGGAATTCGACGAGGAGGACGcgaggaataataatttatctgatatagaaataaaaggggATAATGATGTTTCATGTCGACGGGAACAGAAATGCCATGAGGAATTGTCCACGGGGCACGAGGAGAAGGTAAACGTTAAATGCAGAAACGTGACGGACGAGGAGAAATGTAAACGTCACGCTACGACTAAGCCGGAAATTGTTACGAtcgagaaagacgaagaaggagacgaagaaggagacgaagaagaagaagaatacgaagaagacgaagaagaattgGAAGAGGAAGCGGAAGAGGAAATAGACGAAGAAGATTTCAAATCGAACAAGTGGGAATCAAAGGGTGAATTATCGTCGGTTCTTTTAAAAAGACAGGATCAAGGTGAAAATAGTCCGGAGTCATTGCAGAATttagaaaacgagagaaatttGGTAATTTCAACGTCGACCAGCGACGaacaaggaagaaggaaggacgATAGATCGTCATTGTTGTTGAGAATTGATCCAGATAATTGTAGATCGGATTTGATTTTGGTGACATCTAGCGAAGAGAATATCAATCGGAAATTAAGTGAAAGCGAGGAGGAGGATTCTACGACAATTTGGATTTCGGATAACGACGAACAGGAACAGGAAGAGATGTCGCGCAGACCTCAGATCCTTAAAGTGGTTGATAACGATGTGACGAAAAGACCGCATCATCGTCGTTCAATCGAAATCGATATTCATGACGAGGATATCACAAGTTGTGAGGTAGCCCAAGACCTTagaaaggaatataaaaagtCTTACGAATCTAAAACGAAATCTGATAGAAGTAACGATGACGTCGATGGAAATTTGACGATTCAT AACGTCGTCTCTCAAGAGGAGAAACCAGGATCCGCGATAGAAAACATAAAGAACGTGTTCGAGAATCATACTTTCGTGAAAGCTGTTGGAAAGACTAAACAGATAGAAGGCAGATTCGAGAGAATAGTTAAGGAGACGTCTAACATACTTGGCAAAGCTTGTAACGTGGTAAAGGGTAGCTTAGGTTTTGAGGCTCGATCAGAAAGTTCTGATCTTGGCTTGGGTTCTGAGATCGAAACTGATACGAGAAGAAGATCGATAGACGACGGGGATCCTTCGAGTATAATCCGTACCAAGAACGATGTTACGTTGTGCAACGAGAATGATGGGAAAAAACTTTACAGCAATTTAACGAGATCGAAGAGTTGCGCGGACTCGATCGAGTCACCGAACGATACTCAAGAATTCGATCACGTTCGTTACAAGATCGTTAAGTCGAACGTATTCAGTAAAAATATGTACAGCAGTGCAAGAGGTGACGTCACGTACGACGGTCTAATGCAGTATCTTCGAGAGTACTCATTCCAGGAACTTCTTTTGGATAACAACGTTGTTATCATCGAACCTGTACGAGCAGAACCAATCGAAAGAAAGTCATCTAAGAAGACGATTGGAAAGGGAAGATCAGATCCAATCAGCAAAATTTCTGATATGACACAAAAGACGACGGATGatactgaaaaagaaaataatactaatgaaaaGTGCGAGGGAAATTGTAAAATCGTTAAACAATCCTCgataaaaaaacatttcttttatcatcctATAAGAGTTAATCGAGAATTGATAGATGAAGAATTACCTGATCCCGATACGGTTAGAAACGTTAGACGTATGTTCGAGGATACcttaaggaagaaaaattcaacCGAATTGGGCGTCGACAGGGAttgtaaaaatagaaagagcgTTAGCATGAAGGATCTCACTAGTATCGATTCGGACTCTCGTTTCGAGGAAGTATTGGAAAAGGATGAAGAAATATCCAG ATGTTCCAGCCGAGCTAAAGATCTGACCAGAATGTTCGAAAGCATGGAAAAGTCAACTTCCTCGTCCGTATCAATAATTGGAAGCAAGGATGAATCTGATTCGGGTGTTAATCGAAGCGAGtcaaaaacaagaatattagCACAATCGTTCGAAGCTAGAAGCGGGCATAGCTCGCCGTGCGATTCGAATTCGTCGAAGAACAAAGTTTCACGAAGTTATCATCAGCAGCATAAtcagcatcatcatcatcatcatcatcagcagcagcagcagcagcagcagcagcagcaacaacaacaacagcaacagcaacagcagcatcaTAATTGGGACACTGGAAGTGTTAGTTCAGGTGTTTCCAGTGATTATCCTGACACGGATCCTGGTAGTGGAGTTCAGTGCACGTCCTCGGAGGACGAAGATTGCCATTACGATGACGATGGTTTGGACGAAAGTGGACCAGGTCATTACGTGTCACAAgatgttttgaaaaaaatacgtGAATGTGGTACATCGGTAACCTATTACGGTGGCAAAGTAGTAAACACATGTAACGGACCGATTATATCGCCTTTGATtgaaaatagattaaaaagaatcgatCGGACGACGAACGATTATGTTAAATTTAAACTCGTTAAGAGCAACTCATGCGACAGTAGGCTCGAACTTACCGGTAGGCTTGTTGAAAGGCAATCAAGAATTACAAATCGAAATGTGACGCCTGATCTGAGACAATGTACAATAGCGGAGACCCCAAGTATCGAGATTACTAGTATTGACGCTAAGGATAAGGATGAGgaaaatataagagagaaaaaagatcttatcgaaacgaaaagagaaccACCTGTCGTTATTGGATTGGAACCAAAAAAAGATGAGCTAAGGGATATTACGAAACTCTTTAAGGCCGATTTCAAGATAGGAAATTACGAAGATACTAAATCAACTTTTCATCCTAGATTTAACGAGAGCGCTTTGACGAGGTGGCAGGTGAACGAGAATCATTTGAAGAACGGAAGTGATTTTGGAAAGATGGAGTTTGAAGAGTTTGAGGTACTCGAAGATAGTCTAAATGGAATGGATAATCAAAGTCAACGTTTCGAGGCCTCTTGA
- the LOC124422433 gene encoding probable serine/threonine-protein kinase kinX isoform X4, whose amino-acid sequence MNPLIEGNRNETNGNQSTQDRRKLLKRTRSLAVISEDETRQERETRHFQLGESTYDLPRRHQLIPRAKLIDRNSLKDRLYKSQQHLSDSYDRFNEVKSGYSRSTCGLHSIPPILSSLPNPLTYVRTTNRSNPDRLNILDWPEPPRRYRSVQTLDTVSGLVDIVEDNWPIEGNRSIDCIYTQVKRKRKEHRSLDSILFEDESELEYFDVLNLLPLSNVRLEFDEEDARNNNLSDIEIKGDNDVSCRREQKCHEELSTGHEEKVNVKCRNVTDEEKCKRHATTKPEIVTIEKDEEGDEEGDEEEEEYEEDEEELEEEAEEEIDEEDFKSNKWESKGELSSVLLKRQDQGENSPESLQNLENERNLVISTSTSDEQGRRKDDRSSLLLRIDPDNCRSDLILVTSSEENINRKLSESEEEDSTTIWISDNDEQEQEEMSRRPQILKVVDNDVTKRPHHRRSIEIDIHDEDITSCEVAQDLRKEYKKSYESKTKSDRSNDDVDGNLTIHNVVSQEEKPGSAIENIKNVFENHTFVKAVGKTKQIEGRFERIVKETSNILGKACNVVKGSLGFEARSESSDLGLGSEIETDTRRRSIDDGDPSSIIRTKNDVTLCNENDGKKLYSNLTRSKSCADSIESPNDTQEFDHVRYKIVKSNVFSKNMYSSARGDVTYDGLMQYLREYSFQELLLDNNVVIIEPVRAEPIERKSSKKTIGKGRSDPISKISDMTQKTTDDTEKENNTNEKCEGNCKIVKQSSIKKHFFYHPIRVNRELIDEELPDPDTVRNVRRMFEDTLRKKNSTELGVDRDCKNRKSVSMKDLTSIDSDSRFEEVLEKDEEISRCSSRAKDLTRMFESMEKSTSSSVSIIGSKDESDSGVNRSESKTRILAQSFEARSGHSSPCDSNSSKNKVSRSYHQQHNQHHHHHHHQQQQQQQQQQQQQQQQQQQQHHNWDTGSVSSGVSSDYPDTDPGSGVQCTSSEDEDCHYDDDGLDESGPGHYVSQDVLKKIRECGTSVTYYGGKVVNTCNGPIISPLIENRLKRIDRTTNDYVKFKLVKSNSCDSRLELTGRLVERQSRITNRNVTPDLRQCTIAETPSIEITSIDAKDKDEENIREKKDLIETKREPPVVIGLEPKKDELRDITKLFKADFKIGNYEDTKSTFHPRFNESALTRWQVNENHLKNGSDFGKMEFEEFEVLEDSLNGMDNQSQRFEAS is encoded by the exons atgaatccTTTGAT cgAGGGAAACCGTAACGAAACTAATGGTAACCAATCAACCCAGGATAGACGGAAATTATTGAAACGGACGAGGAGCCTTGCGGTAATATCGGAGGACGAAACACGTCAGGAACGTGAAACACGACATTTTCAATTAGGAGAATCGACCTATGATCTACCCAGAAGGCATCAGTTGATACCAAGGGCTAAATTGATCGATCGGAATTCTCTTAAGGATAG GCTCTACAAGAGTCAGCAACATTTGTCAGACTCTTACGACAGATTTAACGAGGTAAAGTCTGGTTATTCACGATCGACCTGCGGACTTCACTCGATTCCACCTATTCTCTCCTCTCTACCGAATCCATTGACATATGTGCGAACAACAAATCGTTCTAATCCGGATCGCCTCAATATCCTCGATTGGCCCGAACCACCGAGACGTTATCGAAGTGTACAAACATTGGATACTGTCAGCGGATTGGTGGATATTGTCGAAGATAATTGGCCCATCGAAGGCAATCGTAGTATCGATTGTATCTATACTCAG GTCAAGCGCAAGCGCAAAGAACATCGCAGTTTGGATAGCATACTATTCGAGGACGAGAGCgagttggaatatttcgacGTACTTAATCTTTTGCCGTTGTCGAACGTACGATTGGAATTCGACGAGGAGGACGcgaggaataataatttatctgatatagaaataaaaggggATAATGATGTTTCATGTCGACGGGAACAGAAATGCCATGAGGAATTGTCCACGGGGCACGAGGAGAAGGTAAACGTTAAATGCAGAAACGTGACGGACGAGGAGAAATGTAAACGTCACGCTACGACTAAGCCGGAAATTGTTACGAtcgagaaagacgaagaaggagacgaagaaggagacgaagaagaagaagaatacgaagaagacgaagaagaattgGAAGAGGAAGCGGAAGAGGAAATAGACGAAGAAGATTTCAAATCGAACAAGTGGGAATCAAAGGGTGAATTATCGTCGGTTCTTTTAAAAAGACAGGATCAAGGTGAAAATAGTCCGGAGTCATTGCAGAATttagaaaacgagagaaatttGGTAATTTCAACGTCGACCAGCGACGaacaaggaagaaggaaggacgATAGATCGTCATTGTTGTTGAGAATTGATCCAGATAATTGTAGATCGGATTTGATTTTGGTGACATCTAGCGAAGAGAATATCAATCGGAAATTAAGTGAAAGCGAGGAGGAGGATTCTACGACAATTTGGATTTCGGATAACGACGAACAGGAACAGGAAGAGATGTCGCGCAGACCTCAGATCCTTAAAGTGGTTGATAACGATGTGACGAAAAGACCGCATCATCGTCGTTCAATCGAAATCGATATTCATGACGAGGATATCACAAGTTGTGAGGTAGCCCAAGACCTTagaaaggaatataaaaagtCTTACGAATCTAAAACGAAATCTGATAGAAGTAACGATGACGTCGATGGAAATTTGACGATTCAT AACGTCGTCTCTCAAGAGGAGAAACCAGGATCCGCGATAGAAAACATAAAGAACGTGTTCGAGAATCATACTTTCGTGAAAGCTGTTGGAAAGACTAAACAGATAGAAGGCAGATTCGAGAGAATAGTTAAGGAGACGTCTAACATACTTGGCAAAGCTTGTAACGTGGTAAAGGGTAGCTTAGGTTTTGAGGCTCGATCAGAAAGTTCTGATCTTGGCTTGGGTTCTGAGATCGAAACTGATACGAGAAGAAGATCGATAGACGACGGGGATCCTTCGAGTATAATCCGTACCAAGAACGATGTTACGTTGTGCAACGAGAATGATGGGAAAAAACTTTACAGCAATTTAACGAGATCGAAGAGTTGCGCGGACTCGATCGAGTCACCGAACGATACTCAAGAATTCGATCACGTTCGTTACAAGATCGTTAAGTCGAACGTATTCAGTAAAAATATGTACAGCAGTGCAAGAGGTGACGTCACGTACGACGGTCTAATGCAGTATCTTCGAGAGTACTCATTCCAGGAACTTCTTTTGGATAACAACGTTGTTATCATCGAACCTGTACGAGCAGAACCAATCGAAAGAAAGTCATCTAAGAAGACGATTGGAAAGGGAAGATCAGATCCAATCAGCAAAATTTCTGATATGACACAAAAGACGACGGATGatactgaaaaagaaaataatactaatgaaaaGTGCGAGGGAAATTGTAAAATCGTTAAACAATCCTCgataaaaaaacatttcttttatcatcctATAAGAGTTAATCGAGAATTGATAGATGAAGAATTACCTGATCCCGATACGGTTAGAAACGTTAGACGTATGTTCGAGGATACcttaaggaagaaaaattcaacCGAATTGGGCGTCGACAGGGAttgtaaaaatagaaagagcgTTAGCATGAAGGATCTCACTAGTATCGATTCGGACTCTCGTTTCGAGGAAGTATTGGAAAAGGATGAAGAAATATCCAG ATGTTCCAGCCGAGCTAAAGATCTGACCAGAATGTTCGAAAGCATGGAAAAGTCAACTTCCTCGTCCGTATCAATAATTGGAAGCAAGGATGAATCTGATTCGGGTGTTAATCGAAGCGAGtcaaaaacaagaatattagCACAATCGTTCGAAGCTAGAAGCGGGCATAGCTCGCCGTGCGATTCGAATTCGTCGAAGAACAAAGTTTCACGAAGTTATCATCAGCAGCATAAtcagcatcatcatcatcatcatcatcagcagcagcagcagcagcagcagcagcagcaacaacaacaacagcaacagcaacagcagcatcaTAATTGGGACACTGGAAGTGTTAGTTCAGGTGTTTCCAGTGATTATCCTGACACGGATCCTGGTAGTGGAGTTCAGTGCACGTCCTCGGAGGACGAAGATTGCCATTACGATGACGATGGTTTGGACGAAAGTGGACCAGGTCATTACGTGTCACAAgatgttttgaaaaaaatacgtGAATGTGGTACATCGGTAACCTATTACGGTGGCAAAGTAGTAAACACATGTAACGGACCGATTATATCGCCTTTGATtgaaaatagattaaaaagaatcgatCGGACGACGAACGATTATGTTAAATTTAAACTCGTTAAGAGCAACTCATGCGACAGTAGGCTCGAACTTACCGGTAGGCTTGTTGAAAGGCAATCAAGAATTACAAATCGAAATGTGACGCCTGATCTGAGACAATGTACAATAGCGGAGACCCCAAGTATCGAGATTACTAGTATTGACGCTAAGGATAAGGATGAGgaaaatataagagagaaaaaagatcttatcgaaacgaaaagagaaccACCTGTCGTTATTGGATTGGAACCAAAAAAAGATGAGCTAAGGGATATTACGAAACTCTTTAAGGCCGATTTCAAGATAGGAAATTACGAAGATACTAAATCAACTTTTCATCCTAGATTTAACGAGAGCGCTTTGACGAGGTGGCAGGTGAACGAGAATCATTTGAAGAACGGAAGTGATTTTGGAAAGATGGAGTTTGAAGAGTTTGAGGTACTCGAAGATAGTCTAAATGGAATGGATAATCAAAGTCAACGTTTCGAGGCCTCTTGA